A region from the Solibacillus sp. FSL H8-0523 genome encodes:
- a CDS encoding YitT family protein has translation MKQGFYWRCVFFITGIIILSLGLALTIKGQVLGVGSWDVLHLGLQMNFGLTVGTWSIILGLIILAIDGIFSKRLPKIGTYLDMFLTGIFVDIFLYVLPDLHNITEQSLAFVVGVILLGFGCGMYMVANLGVGPRDTLMLLLVHRLGWSVNRARTTMEVSVAVIGFVLGGPVGLGTVFMAFGLGPVVQWALKLNEKLFFRASGTESAVI, from the coding sequence GTGAAACAAGGATTTTATTGGCGCTGCGTATTTTTTATTACCGGCATAATTATTTTATCACTCGGTCTGGCATTAACAATTAAAGGACAAGTTTTAGGTGTTGGCTCATGGGACGTGCTGCACTTAGGGTTGCAAATGAATTTCGGCTTAACTGTTGGAACCTGGTCAATTATTTTAGGCCTAATCATTTTAGCGATTGATGGCATTTTTTCAAAGCGTTTGCCTAAAATCGGGACGTATTTAGATATGTTTTTAACAGGGATTTTTGTGGATATCTTTTTATACGTACTACCCGATTTACACAATATCACCGAGCAATCATTAGCATTTGTTGTCGGTGTCATCTTACTCGGCTTTGGATGCGGGATGTATATGGTCGCGAACTTAGGCGTTGGTCCTCGTGACACACTTATGTTACTGCTCGTACACCGCTTAGGCTGGAGCGTCAATCGCGCACGTACCACGATGGAAGTATCCGTAGCGGTCATCGGCTTTGTTTTAGGTGGTCCAGTGGGCTTAGGTACGGTGTTTATGGCTTTTGGTTTAGGTCCTGTCGTACAATGGGCACTGAAATTAAACGAAAAGCTCTTTTTCCGCGCTTCTGGTACGGAAAGTGCCGTTATATAA
- a CDS encoding nucleoside-diphosphate sugar epimerase, whose protein sequence is MDLQRLTESLQQQILQQDGISIEKQMNYAIPVHTLEVKYHPVMRNAMDILMKMMLLSFNKAKLKNAELLADILLVEPLFIHDLTNKMLHLGMIQKEETFSLTAKGKAQLESGIFEEELEETSYFVQYSPVHEMLLDGDLEQFEELEQFPESFPSVESEDIKEIEESMLIDYIQQQLAAQPVAEDEVPQFITSIVSSESVQINDVPVVCFIVNNAKEDRQFARVYNTLTGAWDSKLEASLFEMEKNK, encoded by the coding sequence ATGGATTTACAACGCTTAACAGAAAGCTTACAGCAGCAAATTTTACAGCAAGATGGCATCTCGATTGAAAAGCAAATGAATTATGCCATCCCCGTGCACACGCTTGAAGTAAAATATCATCCAGTGATGCGTAACGCGATGGATATTTTAATGAAAATGATGCTTTTATCATTCAACAAAGCAAAACTTAAAAATGCCGAGCTACTTGCGGACATTTTACTCGTAGAGCCGTTGTTTATTCATGACTTAACGAATAAAATGCTGCACCTTGGCATGATTCAAAAAGAGGAAACGTTCTCCTTAACAGCTAAAGGGAAGGCACAACTCGAAAGTGGCATTTTTGAGGAGGAGCTCGAGGAAACAAGCTATTTTGTACAGTATAGTCCCGTACATGAAATGTTGTTAGACGGGGATTTAGAGCAGTTTGAAGAGCTCGAACAATTCCCTGAGAGCTTTCCGAGTGTAGAATCAGAGGACATCAAAGAAATTGAAGAATCTATGTTGATTGATTATATCCAGCAACAACTAGCGGCGCAGCCAGTAGCTGAGGATGAAGTACCACAATTTATTACGAGTATTGTAAGCTCTGAGTCTGTGCAAATTAATGATGTTCCAGTTGTTTGCTTTATTGTGAATAATGCAAAGGAAGATCGCCAATTTGCGCGTGTTTATAATACACTCACAGGGGCTTGGGATTCAAAGCTAGAAGCATCGTTGTTTGAAATGGAGAAAAATAAATAA
- a CDS encoding ABC transporter ATP-binding protein, translated as MIHIENIKLYRNEKLILDNLNWHVEKNQHWAILGLNGSGKTTLLKVINGYIWPNEGSVQVLGETYGKTYIPKLRSRIGWVSNAMIDNFNWQDNAIEIVLSGKFGALRLFEDVTNEEIDQALHIMKHFNCGDLANKPFEYLSQGERQRVQISRALMAEPEILILDEPCGGLDLIERENLLQTIEQIVGRENCPTLIYVTHHVEEILPCINHVLLMKDGQDAASGLREEILTEAVLSEFFEREVSLQFERDRAWLAVK; from the coding sequence ATGATACATATTGAAAATATTAAATTATACCGCAACGAAAAACTGATTTTAGACAATTTAAACTGGCACGTCGAAAAAAATCAACATTGGGCAATTTTAGGGTTAAATGGCTCTGGGAAAACAACCTTGTTGAAAGTCATTAACGGCTATATTTGGCCAAATGAAGGTTCTGTACAGGTTTTAGGGGAAACGTACGGAAAAACGTATATTCCAAAATTACGCAGTCGTATCGGTTGGGTAAGCAATGCGATGATTGACAATTTTAACTGGCAGGACAATGCCATTGAAATCGTGCTTAGCGGCAAATTTGGGGCACTTCGTTTATTTGAAGATGTAACGAATGAGGAAATCGATCAAGCCTTGCACATTATGAAGCATTTTAACTGTGGTGATTTGGCCAATAAGCCATTTGAGTATTTATCACAGGGGGAACGTCAGCGTGTACAGATTTCTCGTGCATTAATGGCCGAACCCGAAATTTTAATTTTAGATGAACCATGTGGCGGCTTAGATTTAATTGAACGCGAAAATTTACTACAAACGATTGAGCAAATTGTTGGTCGTGAAAACTGCCCAACACTGATTTACGTGACACATCATGTTGAAGAAATTTTGCCCTGTATTAATCATGTATTATTGATGAAGGACGGTCAGGACGCGGCTTCTGGTCTGCGCGAAGAAATCTTAACGGAAGCTGTATTAAGTGAGTTTTTCGAACGTGAAGTGAGCCTGCAATTTGAGCGTGACCGCGCTTGGCTTGCGGTAAAATAA
- the metA gene encoding homoserine O-succinyltransferase, with amino-acid sequence MPINIPKSLPAGELLKKEKIFVMEEDRAKTQQIRPLNILVFNLMPEKEKTELQLLRLLGNTPLQVDVTFLNTASYESKNVSKSHLDTFYQTFDEVQHRRYDGLIITGAPVEKMEFEDVGYWQEITKIMDWADKNVTSIMYICWGAQAALYHHFGIGKFELPKKCSGVYSHVITDLTVDLVRGFSDEYVAPHSRHTSVSIDEVRAHPDLRLLSYSDEAGVFIAQSKNNKHIMITGHLEYDATTLSDEYFRDLEKDPENTELPINYFPDNDPGKTPKNIWRAHSHLLFYNWLNYYVYQETPYDWHYVDETIEFHI; translated from the coding sequence ATGCCAATTAATATTCCAAAAAGTTTACCGGCTGGCGAGCTACTTAAAAAAGAGAAAATTTTCGTGATGGAAGAGGACCGCGCGAAAACACAGCAAATCCGACCACTAAACATTTTAGTATTTAACTTAATGCCGGAAAAAGAGAAAACGGAGCTACAGTTATTACGATTACTAGGGAATACACCTCTTCAAGTAGATGTTACATTTTTAAATACAGCTTCATACGAATCAAAAAATGTATCAAAATCACATTTAGATACGTTCTATCAAACATTTGATGAAGTGCAGCACCGCCGCTATGATGGACTTATTATTACCGGTGCACCTGTTGAAAAAATGGAATTTGAAGACGTTGGTTATTGGCAAGAAATCACAAAAATCATGGACTGGGCCGACAAAAATGTTACCTCGATTATGTATATTTGTTGGGGTGCGCAAGCTGCACTTTATCATCACTTTGGCATCGGGAAATTTGAATTGCCGAAAAAATGCTCCGGTGTGTATTCGCATGTCATTACCGATTTAACGGTGGATTTAGTGCGCGGCTTTAGTGATGAATACGTAGCACCGCATTCACGCCATACATCGGTGTCGATAGACGAAGTACGTGCGCATCCAGATTTACGCTTACTGAGCTATTCAGATGAGGCAGGTGTATTTATCGCACAGTCGAAAAATAACAAGCACATTATGATTACAGGTCATCTCGAGTATGATGCGACAACGCTGTCTGACGAATATTTCCGTGATCTCGAAAAGGACCCTGAAAATACAGAGCTACCGATTAACTACTTCCCAGATAATGATCCAGGAAAAACGCCGAAAAATATTTGGCGTGCTCATTCGCATTTATTGTTCTACAACTGGTTGAACTACTATGTATACCAAGAAACACCATATGATTGGCATTATGTTGATGAGACGATTGAGTTTCATATTTAA